The genomic window GGGAGTTTTCGACGATGAATCAGGCGGACTGGGCGGCGGGATAGCCGCCTTCGGATGCACGCTCAACCTGAACCAGTGCACCATCAGCAATAACACGGCCGCAGGCGATCTGGGAATAGGCGGGGGTATCTTTGCCGTTTATGATACGACGCTCAATATGACCGGTTGCACGGTCAGCGGCAACCTGGCCGGCCGCTGGGGCGGAGGCATATTCTACGGGCTGACTGAGATCGGGGAGGCCGCTGCGACCGTCAACACCTGTAACATAAGCAACAATCTCGCCGGCGGCGGGGGCGGAGGCCTTTTCATACTCGGGTCAGGATTTGTGGAAGAATACCTGAGCAATCCGGACGCGCTCTCTGCAGGCGCAGTGCCGGGTGACGGTTATGCCTATGAAAACCTGGACGGTTTTTATGCCCTCGACCAGCAAATTGACGGGGACGGCTTTCCCCAACCACCCGCAGCGCCGGTTGTGCTCAACAACTGCACCGTCGCCAATAATGCAGCGCTGAACTGGGGCGGCGGCATGTCCTCTGCCTTCAGCCTGTACTCGCTGAACGGATGCACATTCAGTGGCAACCGGACCGGCCTGCTGGGCGGCGGCATAGGAATGCTGATAAGCCTCGGCAACCTGGTCAACTGCACCGTCAGCGGCAACAGCCTGACCTATCCCGATCCGCCTCCGGGCTTAACCCTGCCGGAAACTGGATTTAATCCCGGGGAAGACGGGGTAAGCGGGGATGCCCAGTTGCCGCCGGTCTCCAATGCCGGCGGAGGCATAGCATCCATATTGGGACTAACGGTATTTCAAAGCGACACCATCGCCAATAACAGCACCGGCAGCGACGTCAACTCTTACGGAGGCGGGCTTTTCAATTCAAGGCTCTCGCTGGCTATTTTCGTCAATACCATTGTCGCCAACAATACCGCCGTGCAGCAGGGCGCGCGCAACTGCCTCAACAGGGGTACCGTGCAGTCGGTCGGGCATAACATAGACAGCCTGAACGAGCTGGGTTTCGATGCTGCGGGAGACCAGGTCAATGCCAACCCCCTGCTTGGGCCGCTGCAGAATAACGGCGGGCCGACTTTTACCTGCGCCGTCGGCATCGACAGCCCGGCCTTCAACAGGGGCGACAACGGCAACGCACCTGCCACTGACCAGAGGGGAGTGGCCCGGCCGCAGGCCGTTAACTGCACCATCGGCGCCTACGAAGTCGGCCTCAACAAGTCCGTCACCATACCGGTGTCCACAGGACAGGGCAATGCGACTTTCACCACGGATGTCGGTGGCATCACGGGGTTGCGAGCCCTCGGCCTGATGGATTGCGCAACAGGCTCAAATCTTACCTTCCCGTTCGGATATTTCTCCTTCGAGATCGTCGGGCTTGCGCCGGGAGCGACCGCCACCATTACGATTACTCTACCGGCCAACCTCCCGGGAGGGGCGCGATACTATAAGTGTCTAAACGGCATATTTGTGGACTGCTCATCCCTTATGAGCTATTTTCCGGGCACCAATACCCTGGTGCTCAGGATCAAAGACGGCGGTCTGGGCGATGGCGACGGACAGGTCAACGGCACAATCGTCGATCCGGGCGGTCCCGCCGTCAGGACTACCGCCCTCGCAACTTCACACTCCTCGACAATCCCACCCCCCGCATCCACTCCGGTGACTCTGCCCAACCTCGTCGTGCAGAGCGCGTCGCTCTCCGCAACCAGCGTTAAGCCGGGAGACATCGTGACAGTGAACGCAGTCGTGGCCAACCGGGGCGGCGCCGGCGGTACGTCCACAATAAAGCTGCTCGTAAACGGCGGCGAGGAAACCAGCCGTCACGTGACTATCGAGAGTGGCAAAACGGCGCTCCTCACTTTTACGGTCACTCGTTCGCAGCCCGGCAGCTACAGCGTATCTGCGGGCGGCGTGCCGGCCGGAAGCTTTACCGTTGCCGACCTGGCGCAGCCTGACCTGCTGCTTATCATCAGCGCCACCTTCATACTGGTCGCCCTGATAGGCGGTTTTATCTATATGAGGGGCAGGCAACGGCATAT from Dehalococcoidia bacterium includes these protein-coding regions:
- a CDS encoding choice-of-anchor U domain-containing protein, yielding MKEIVKRLSLILLAALLLPAVSTLALPGTAGANNCLNTVYVNGSTGDDAWDGSSPLHTAGNVGPKLTIQAGIDTACAAGTVNIAAGTYNQADFITINKSLTLLGAGAASTVINGSADPEDEVIGIYALNGGNVLIYGLTIRNGNWNGIYVDETALNNTITINDCVITHNDSIDYGGGIWIDNDNIVTLNRCTVSNNTATWVDDFAPEGRRAPADLLERGVFDDESGGLGGGIAAFGCTLNLNQCTISNNTAAGDLGIGGGIFAVYDTTLNMTGCTVSGNLAGRWGGGIFYGLTEIGEAAATVNTCNISNNLAGGGGGGLFILGSGFVEEYLSNPDALSAGAVPGDGYAYENLDGFYALDQQIDGDGFPQPPAAPVVLNNCTVANNAALNWGGGMSSAFSLYSLNGCTFSGNRTGLLGGGIGMLISLGNLVNCTVSGNSLTYPDPPPGLTLPETGFNPGEDGVSGDAQLPPVSNAGGGIASILGLTVFQSDTIANNSTGSDVNSYGGGLFNSRLSLAIFVNTIVANNTAVQQGARNCLNRGTVQSVGHNIDSLNELGFDAAGDQVNANPLLGPLQNNGGPTFTCAVGIDSPAFNRGDNGNAPATDQRGVARPQAVNCTIGAYEVGLNKSVTIPVSTGQGNATFTTDVGGITGLRALGLMDCATGSNLTFPFGYFSFEIVGLAPGATATITITLPANLPGGARYYKCLNGIFVDCSSLMSYFPGTNTLVLRIKDGGLGDGDGQVNGTIVDPGGPAVRTTALATSHSSTIPPPASTPVTLPNLVVQSASLSATSVKPGDIVTVNAVVANRGGAGGTSTIKLLVNGGEETSRHVTIESGKTALLTFTVTRSQPGSYSVSAGGVPAGSFTVADLAQPDLLLIISATFILVALIGGFIYMRGRQRHI